Proteins encoded in a region of the Haloarcula sp. CBA1129 genome:
- a CDS encoding DUF6516 family protein, translating into MASYTTIEDWRDVEDGYVVAVTIRQTEDDAYPCGWDYSLHLGEVGGETILRYDNAHERTKGHERHIHDDVETIEFPGMLTLYDRFKREVADLSSVSWNWSE; encoded by the coding sequence ATGGCGTCCTACACCACCATTGAAGACTGGCGGGATGTCGAAGACGGCTACGTCGTCGCTGTTACCATCCGACAAACGGAGGATGACGCCTACCCCTGTGGATGGGACTACAGTCTCCATCTCGGGGAAGTCGGCGGTGAGACAATCCTCCGATACGACAACGCACATGAACGGACGAAAGGACACGAGCGTCACATCCACGACGACGTCGAAACCATTGAGTTTCCCGGGATGCTCACGCTCTATGACCGCTTCAAACGCGAGGTTGCGGACCTTTCGTCCGTTTCGTGGAACTGGTCGGAGTAG
- a CDS encoding amino acid permease, which yields MKELERDLSLSSVLAISIGAMIGSGIFILPALALEIAGPAVILAYALAGLLVVPAALSKSEMATAMPEAGGTYIYIERGMGPLLGTIAGVGTWFSLSFKGALALVGGVPYLLLLFDLPLKPVALGLAAVLILINVIGAKQTGRLQVVIVVVMLAALGWFAAGSAPSVQSANYANFFADGIGGLLAATGLVFVSYAGVTKVASVAEEVENPGRNIPLGILGSLAFTTVLYVAIVAVLVGVTDPGSVAGSLTPVAVAAEATLGRTGVIVVILAAILALISTANAGILSSSRYPFAMSRDQLAPPSLSTVSERFGTPVASITLTGMVLLVMIAFVPILEIAKLASAFQILVFGLINLAVVAFREGSTEYDPEFTSPLYPWMQIFGAITGLLLLTQMGTVALVGAAVIIVASIGWYLFYVRSRVSREGAATDAVRRRVGRDVLTETESAVDDTSREVLVALTKDLDESREQSLVAIAADLVRQDGGRVVVVRFEEVPDQAPLTEDVTVQSSSDISYETRIESLSTELDIDIEADEIVSHDTKHAVVNFAENRGVDSIVAEHEPLRLRSRLLGDPTDWIVRHAPCDVLLVDNLGYDQPEHIVLSEDGGPYPPLAVNVAEAIAAANQGNISLWYPADLEDTTQYERTIGDYQTELSEMLSVPVRTELVRPDGGQPSNPDVVVRRGNDVRLRSALFDESPVFPSPGCTTITVYPHKSRQPRLARRLLERLTF from the coding sequence ATGAAAGAACTTGAACGCGACTTAAGTCTCTCCTCGGTACTCGCAATAAGCATCGGCGCAATGATCGGCAGTGGCATCTTCATTTTACCGGCACTCGCGCTAGAGATTGCGGGGCCAGCAGTAATACTCGCCTACGCCTTAGCAGGGTTGCTTGTCGTCCCAGCGGCACTCTCGAAATCCGAGATGGCGACCGCGATGCCCGAAGCTGGTGGGACGTACATTTACATCGAGCGGGGGATGGGTCCATTGCTTGGAACCATTGCCGGTGTCGGTACCTGGTTTTCACTGTCGTTCAAAGGTGCGCTCGCACTCGTCGGTGGCGTTCCGTACTTGCTCTTGCTGTTCGATCTGCCATTGAAGCCCGTAGCACTGGGACTTGCAGCGGTATTGATACTAATTAACGTCATCGGCGCGAAGCAAACCGGCCGTCTCCAGGTTGTGATTGTCGTCGTTATGTTGGCTGCCCTCGGTTGGTTCGCCGCTGGAAGCGCACCAAGTGTCCAGTCCGCTAATTATGCGAACTTCTTTGCGGATGGAATCGGTGGACTCCTCGCTGCGACCGGATTGGTGTTTGTCTCGTACGCCGGTGTAACGAAGGTGGCGAGCGTCGCTGAAGAGGTCGAAAATCCTGGCCGTAACATTCCACTCGGTATCCTTGGCTCGCTCGCGTTCACGACCGTTCTGTACGTGGCTATCGTAGCAGTACTGGTCGGCGTAACTGATCCGGGGAGTGTCGCCGGATCACTGACGCCTGTGGCAGTCGCCGCCGAGGCCACCCTGGGTCGAACCGGTGTCATTGTCGTCATACTTGCGGCCATCCTCGCGCTGATTTCGACAGCTAATGCGGGGATTCTCTCTTCGTCCCGCTACCCGTTCGCTATGAGTCGAGATCAACTCGCTCCACCGTCTCTCTCGACGGTGAGTGAGCGATTCGGGACACCAGTTGCCTCGATAACGCTCACAGGTATGGTGCTGTTGGTAATGATTGCGTTCGTCCCGATTCTGGAAATCGCCAAACTTGCGAGCGCGTTCCAGATTCTGGTCTTTGGCCTGATCAATCTGGCTGTCGTCGCATTCCGCGAAGGGAGTACAGAGTACGATCCTGAGTTCACCTCACCGCTGTATCCTTGGATGCAGATATTTGGTGCAATCACCGGGCTACTGTTGCTCACACAGATGGGGACGGTTGCACTCGTAGGGGCCGCTGTCATCATTGTCGCGAGCATCGGCTGGTACTTGTTCTACGTCCGATCACGAGTGAGTCGAGAGGGAGCGGCAACGGATGCAGTCCGTCGACGCGTCGGCAGAGACGTGCTCACGGAGACTGAATCCGCGGTGGACGATACGTCACGTGAAGTGCTCGTTGCACTCACGAAGGACCTCGACGAGAGTCGGGAACAGTCGCTCGTCGCTATTGCTGCTGATTTGGTCCGTCAAGACGGTGGCCGCGTGGTCGTTGTGCGGTTCGAGGAGGTCCCTGACCAGGCACCGCTCACCGAAGACGTAACGGTACAGTCCTCGTCCGATATCTCGTACGAAACTCGGATTGAGTCGCTCTCGACCGAGCTGGACATCGATATTGAGGCTGACGAGATTGTGAGCCACGACACGAAACACGCAGTCGTCAATTTCGCCGAGAATCGGGGAGTAGACTCGATAGTCGCAGAACACGAGCCACTGCGGCTTCGATCCCGACTATTAGGAGACCCGACCGACTGGATTGTTCGTCACGCTCCTTGTGATGTCCTTCTTGTAGACAATCTCGGATACGATCAGCCGGAACACATTGTTCTCTCAGAAGATGGGGGACCGTACCCGCCGCTGGCAGTGAACGTCGCCGAAGCAATCGCCGCCGCGAATCAGGGTAATATCTCACTGTGGTATCCCGCTGATCTGGAAGATACTACTCAGTACGAGCGTACAATCGGTGACTATCAGACAGAACTCTCAGAGATGCTCTCTGTTCCGGTCCGTACGGAACTGGTCAGGCCCGACGGCGGGCAACCGTCGAATCCGGATGTGGTAGTGCGTCGCGGCAATGACGTGAGACTTCGAAGCGCACTGTTCGATGAGAGTCCGGTCTTCCCGAGTCCAGGCTGCACGACAATTACCGTGTATCCTCACAAATCACGACAGCCACGTCTTGCACGCCGGCTCCTCGAACGTCTCACGTTCTAA
- a CDS encoding DUF3368 domain-containing protein, whose product MLRGANAGDIELKHELDALRDAGFWISDELYSNALSEAAE is encoded by the coding sequence TTGCTCCGCGGAGCCAATGCTGGAGACATTGAGTTAAAACACGAACTTGATGCCCTTCGTGACGCTGGCTTCTGGATCTCTGATGAGCTTTACTCAAACGCCCTCTCTGAAGCAGCAGAATAG
- a CDS encoding DUF3368 domain-containing protein, with protein sequence MRNNELVVSDTSPLLNLALIDQLSLLKSQFSGITVPRQVWDELTDGEAGVDALRSLHDDEFLTITEVEQSHLFTEIFHELDLGETAAICHAIEHGADLILLDEKDGRQVARRHNLSERVSSGYCSAEPMLETLS encoded by the coding sequence ATGCGGAATAACGAGCTTGTAGTCTCGGACACGTCACCGCTGCTGAATCTTGCACTCATCGACCAACTCTCCCTTCTCAAATCGCAGTTTTCGGGTATCACCGTTCCGCGGCAAGTTTGGGACGAACTCACTGATGGAGAAGCAGGTGTAGACGCGCTTCGCTCGTTGCATGACGATGAGTTCCTGACGATTACCGAGGTGGAACAGTCACACCTCTTCACCGAAATCTTCCACGAGCTGGATCTCGGGGAAACAGCCGCTATTTGTCATGCTATCGAACACGGTGCTGACCTCATCCTTTTGGATGAAAAAGACGGTCGACAGGTCGCTCGGAGACACAACCTGAGCGAACGGGTGTCATCGGGATATTGCTCCGCGGAGCCAATGCTGGAGACATTGAGTTAA
- a CDS encoding UPF0175 family protein translates to MATIEIDEEVYEALQIPEGERPQAMKQELAVSLYARDVLSFGKARALAELSHREFQRLLGDREIPRHYTDTELAEDLDYAE, encoded by the coding sequence ATGGCTACTATCGAAATTGATGAAGAGGTGTATGAGGCACTTCAGATTCCGGAGGGAGAGCGGCCGCAGGCAATGAAGCAAGAACTGGCTGTCTCGCTTTACGCACGTGATGTCCTTTCATTCGGGAAAGCGCGTGCATTGGCAGAACTGTCCCATCGGGAGTTCCAGAGATTACTCGGCGACCGCGAAATCCCACGCCATTACACCGACACTGAACTTGCCGAAGACCTCGACTATGCGGAATAA
- a CDS encoding ParA family protein, with translation MSADEFEGFPGTAVSLLKGGVGKSTIALNIADRLAARGHETVLLDLDKDGHMTTQLGYNDAYDRDANLGDALIDGEDPEDLLIETDFGVHLLPSSNDLENVETRLKDERFADVKLRRNVVEPLMQNGYDYVIIDAAGGRGKLSDNALIAVQRVIIPLIPRAGSINGLNKMIERQISPIRQNIGLDILAVTPNMIRETMGQHNEHRTLVENLNREFGSFVPDYARVEPEIFDALDDSSHNVDSIPKPGIRERTAISRAFKQGMPVSEFDEDCDQIPNFDHLADLVEDHSHA, from the coding sequence ATGAGTGCTGACGAATTTGAAGGGTTCCCCGGAACAGCTGTCTCGCTGCTCAAGGGCGGCGTCGGAAAATCCACGATTGCGCTTAATATCGCTGATCGACTGGCTGCTCGTGGCCATGAGACGGTACTTTTGGATCTGGATAAGGACGGGCACATGACAACCCAACTGGGATACAACGATGCTTACGACCGGGATGCTAACCTCGGCGATGCCCTTATCGATGGTGAGGACCCCGAAGACTTGCTCATTGAGACGGATTTCGGCGTTCACCTCCTCCCATCAAGCAACGATCTCGAGAACGTAGAGACGAGGCTGAAGGACGAACGGTTCGCAGATGTGAAGCTTCGGCGCAACGTCGTTGAACCCCTCATGCAAAACGGATACGACTACGTGATAATTGATGCCGCAGGCGGCCGTGGGAAGCTCTCCGATAACGCCCTCATCGCTGTCCAGCGTGTCATCATCCCGCTGATCCCACGTGCTGGTTCGATTAACGGCCTCAATAAGATGATTGAACGGCAGATTTCTCCAATTCGGCAGAATATCGGGTTAGATATTCTCGCAGTCACCCCGAATATGATTCGAGAAACAATGGGCCAACACAACGAGCATCGGACTCTTGTTGAAAATCTCAACCGAGAGTTTGGTTCGTTTGTTCCTGACTACGCTCGCGTTGAGCCGGAAATCTTCGATGCCCTTGATGATTCTAGCCACAACGTCGATAGTATTCCGAAGCCAGGAATCCGCGAACGGACTGCGATTTCTCGTGCTTTCAAACAGGGGATGCCTGTCTCAGAGTTCGACGAAGATTGTGACCAGATCCCGAATTTCGACCACTTAGCGGATCTTGTGGAGGACCACAGCCATGCCTAA
- a CDS encoding Lrp/AsnC family transcriptional regulator, producing MRKGELDSVDKHILYYLQQDARSTSSTDIAEKLGLSSSTVRTRLNKLEENGIIRGYHIDIDYDLAGYPLYTKIICTAPVPERDELANEARDIRGVTAVREIMTGERNVYVNAIGKDHDDLNRISTELDALGLRIVDEQLIRDEYVCPYHGFLDENEELTDENTEP from the coding sequence ATGAGAAAGGGCGAACTGGACTCCGTTGACAAGCACATTCTATACTATTTACAACAAGACGCAAGATCGACATCGTCAACTGATATCGCCGAAAAGCTTGGACTGTCGTCAAGTACTGTTCGAACACGTCTGAACAAGTTAGAAGAGAATGGGATCATCCGCGGGTACCACATCGATATCGACTACGACCTCGCCGGGTATCCACTGTACACGAAGATAATTTGTACTGCGCCAGTTCCTGAGCGCGATGAACTCGCAAACGAGGCACGAGATATTCGAGGTGTGACGGCCGTTCGTGAGATTATGACCGGTGAACGGAACGTCTACGTGAACGCCATCGGAAAGGACCACGACGACCTCAATCGGATCAGCACGGAACTAGATGCACTCGGTCTTAGGATTGTCGACGAGCAACTGATCCGCGATGAGTACGTCTGTCCATATCACGGGTTTTTAGACGAGAATGAAGAGCTAACTGACGAGAATACCGAGCCATAA
- a CDS encoding transcriptional regulator: MPTLKVTVGDRTHLDQRTRSRIKTAQDGEDLEDAQPVLNFKSYDELSRLLSPKNLELLEAISEHGPESIREAADLVDRDYKQVHRNLSELADIDVIEFQGGGSGQAKKPLLAYDGLEIDISFTGSNGNTSTVAP; encoded by the coding sequence ATGCCCACGCTCAAAGTCACCGTTGGTGACCGCACGCATCTCGATCAACGGACACGCAGTCGCATCAAAACTGCTCAGGACGGCGAAGATCTTGAGGACGCCCAACCAGTGCTGAATTTCAAATCGTACGACGAACTTAGTCGTCTCCTCAGTCCGAAGAACCTGGAACTGTTAGAGGCGATCTCGGAACATGGGCCCGAGAGTATTCGCGAGGCCGCTGACCTCGTAGACCGGGACTACAAGCAGGTCCACCGAAATCTCTCTGAACTTGCAGACATCGACGTTATCGAGTTCCAAGGCGGCGGATCGGGACAGGCCAAAAAGCCACTATTGGCATATGACGGTCTTGAAATCGATATCTCATTTACCGGATCGAACGGAAATACCAGTACTGTTGCGCCATAA
- a CDS encoding TrkA family potassium uptake protein, translating into MGFSIDGSSIKSPSLSTSVIYARLNTVVKSALSTTLGPSNMIPLRAGRTDSSNETEEASHYILGGGQVGTAIAQQLLAAGQQVTIVDNSYESSDIPGFTGDPATIDVLVEAGVETASTVIVVTRSDRRNLLIAQLVQARFDVPRVIAFVHDPARVPLFAAAGHEPFCVTTAIAETFGETI; encoded by the coding sequence ATGGGGTTTTCAATTGACGGTTCGTCAATTAAATCCCCTAGTTTATCAACTTCCGTCATCTATGCCAGACTGAACACTGTCGTGAAATCTGCCCTATCAACCACACTTGGACCAAGCAACATGATTCCACTTCGAGCAGGAAGAACTGACTCATCGAACGAAACCGAAGAGGCGTCACATTACATTTTAGGTGGCGGTCAGGTTGGCACCGCGATTGCTCAACAATTGCTGGCTGCCGGGCAGCAGGTCACCATCGTTGACAATTCGTACGAATCAAGTGATATTCCTGGGTTTACAGGAGATCCAGCGACCATCGATGTCCTTGTAGAAGCAGGAGTCGAAACCGCGTCGACGGTTATTGTTGTGACGCGCTCAGACAGGCGTAATTTGCTCATCGCACAACTCGTTCAGGCTCGATTCGATGTGCCACGAGTTATTGCATTCGTACACGATCCAGCCAGAGTTCCGCTCTTTGCAGCTGCAGGCCACGAACCGTTCTGTGTGACTACAGCGATAGCAGAAACATTTGGTGAAACGATATGA
- a CDS encoding PAS domain S-box protein — MYRIVDVIRVLAVTADKEFAAACERILPDRGDIRVISAISVGEAIDILGSETQVDCIVSDHDLPDTDSVAFLEVVRAQAPTLPFMLCTSEGCEAVASRAISAGVTDYLVKERHENQWERLATLITDAVRYYRNQCDLVDVEARAKTHLNAAHDSIGIVQDDEIAYLNDGGVTDIYGGDRGQMSNDSIADVLLSDDGTSISHFLDAVQSGSRTLDHCNGKLIAANGVHKPVEITAARVMWAEAPAVILILRDVNQQKELHLTNRAIDEAPIGITIADANQPDNPLVYANDKFSELTGYQEEDVVGQNIRFLQGESTEHSPVAEMRAAIDAEEPVTVELQNYRKDGTKFWNRVTIAPVTDATGEVTNYIGFQEDMTERVEYQRMLRRFQRAVESAGHSIYMTDPDGTITYVNPAFERATGYDSDEIVGQTPRVLKSGEMSDEYYERLWATISSGNVWEEEIQDQRKSGDVYYAHQTIAPLTDDNGEIEAYVAVQQDISDRKEREFKLRQYESAVEDAKELIAAIDEEKHYLFANEAYRDFHGLDNESVTEMTLGDGIGPDVYETVEPYLQQAFDGETINYRMTRTRPTRTDRTFDIRYYPLEDDTGHVEGIVATMHDLTEQIEREQHIASLDRMLRHTLYNELTVVLGHAEMLQNQDSDQVVELAMTIEKVADRILEQTDKQREIVELLLDPSDPTYLNLADVVDTAVKRVMTEYPDAEITVEVPADVQLLLIPELQRGVEELVENAIVHTGDAPAQVRITATKHATMVELKVIDNGPGIPPEERSVISGEVNIDSLTHSSGMGLWLVKRIMSRLDGDIQFNDAEPTGNVISLQIPAYR; from the coding sequence GTGTATAGAATCGTGGATGTAATTCGCGTCCTAGCAGTTACCGCTGACAAGGAATTCGCCGCCGCCTGTGAGCGTATACTTCCAGACCGCGGTGATATACGGGTCATATCTGCAATTTCGGTCGGAGAGGCTATTGATATATTGGGAAGCGAGACACAGGTTGATTGCATTGTCAGCGATCATGACTTGCCAGATACGGATAGCGTCGCGTTTCTTGAAGTTGTGCGTGCACAGGCGCCGACACTGCCGTTTATGCTATGCACAAGTGAGGGGTGCGAAGCGGTCGCCAGTCGTGCCATTTCTGCCGGCGTCACCGACTATCTCGTCAAAGAACGCCACGAGAATCAGTGGGAACGCCTTGCGACACTCATCACCGATGCAGTCAGATACTACCGTAACCAGTGTGATCTCGTCGATGTAGAAGCACGAGCCAAAACACACCTCAACGCTGCACACGACAGTATTGGAATCGTCCAAGATGATGAGATAGCGTATCTCAACGATGGTGGAGTAACTGATATCTACGGCGGCGACCGCGGTCAGATGTCGAACGACTCTATAGCGGATGTGCTTCTCTCAGACGACGGCACTTCTATCAGTCATTTCCTTGATGCAGTACAGTCCGGTTCTCGGACCCTTGACCACTGTAACGGAAAACTCATCGCTGCCAATGGGGTACATAAACCAGTTGAGATTACCGCAGCCAGAGTGATGTGGGCCGAAGCACCAGCAGTCATTCTCATCCTTCGGGATGTTAATCAACAGAAAGAACTGCACCTCACGAATCGGGCCATCGACGAAGCGCCCATTGGCATCACGATAGCTGACGCCAACCAACCGGACAATCCGCTCGTATACGCGAATGACAAGTTCTCAGAACTAACCGGCTATCAGGAAGAAGATGTAGTCGGACAAAACATTCGATTTCTCCAAGGTGAGAGCACCGAGCATAGCCCAGTGGCCGAGATGCGTGCAGCCATCGACGCTGAAGAACCTGTGACTGTGGAACTGCAGAACTACCGCAAAGATGGAACGAAGTTCTGGAACCGCGTAACGATTGCGCCGGTTACTGACGCCACGGGCGAGGTCACGAACTACATCGGGTTCCAAGAAGACATGACCGAACGTGTCGAATACCAGCGGATGCTTCGTCGGTTCCAGCGAGCGGTTGAATCGGCCGGCCACTCTATCTATATGACCGATCCGGACGGCACCATCACGTACGTAAATCCAGCCTTCGAACGGGCCACCGGCTACGACAGCGATGAGATCGTCGGCCAGACTCCGCGCGTCCTCAAATCTGGCGAGATGTCGGACGAGTACTACGAGCGATTGTGGGCGACAATCTCCAGTGGAAACGTCTGGGAGGAAGAGATTCAGGACCAACGGAAATCAGGTGATGTGTACTATGCGCACCAGACGATTGCACCACTAACTGACGACAATGGTGAAATCGAAGCGTACGTCGCCGTCCAGCAGGATATCTCTGACCGCAAGGAGCGAGAGTTCAAGCTTCGACAGTACGAATCTGCAGTTGAAGATGCCAAGGAATTGATCGCCGCAATCGATGAAGAAAAGCACTATCTATTTGCCAACGAGGCATACCGCGACTTCCACGGCCTCGATAACGAGTCGGTGACCGAGATGACGCTCGGCGATGGTATCGGTCCGGATGTTTACGAGACGGTCGAACCATACTTGCAGCAAGCGTTCGATGGCGAGACAATCAACTACCGAATGACCCGAACACGACCGACACGAACAGACCGCACGTTTGATATCCGATATTATCCGCTCGAAGACGACACTGGTCACGTTGAGGGAATCGTTGCGACGATGCATGACCTCACCGAACAGATCGAACGGGAACAACATATTGCATCTCTTGATCGGATGCTACGGCATACCCTTTACAACGAGTTGACCGTGGTTCTGGGTCACGCGGAGATGCTTCAAAATCAGGACTCAGATCAAGTGGTAGAATTAGCCATGACGATTGAAAAAGTAGCTGATCGCATTCTTGAACAAACTGACAAGCAACGGGAAATTGTTGAACTCCTTTTAGACCCATCGGATCCAACCTATCTCAACCTAGCCGATGTTGTGGACACTGCCGTCAAACGAGTGATGACGGAGTATCCGGACGCAGAGATCACAGTCGAAGTCCCGGCGGATGTACAGCTACTATTGATCCCTGAGTTGCAACGGGGCGTCGAAGAACTTGTCGAGAATGCGATTGTGCATACCGGCGACGCGCCAGCACAGGTGAGGATAACGGCAACGAAACACGCGACAATGGTTGAACTCAAAGTTATAGATAATGGGCCGGGAATCCCACCGGAAGAACGAAGCGTGATTTCGGGGGAAGTCAACATCGATTCGTTGACACACAGCAGTGGGATGGGGCTGTGGTTAGTCAAACGAATCATGTCTCGATTGGATGGCGATATCCAATTTAACGATGCTGAACCCACCGGTAATGTCATTTCCCTTCAGATACCAGCCTACAGATAG
- a CDS encoding aldo/keto reductase translates to MPREYLPRLGLGTYSDEKRDQWRENVHTALDVGFRHIDTAQVYENEQYVGEGIRESSVARDDIWLSTKTVHHDVPLNAEQVPAAIDGCLDRLGVDFVDLLYVHWPSGIYDHESVLPAYDEAYKAGKTRNVGLSNFSPDLLNEAMDVLDAPLYAHQAEMHPLLPQRDLVAHAQEHDYTFVAYSPLAKGAVFDVPEICEVAEKHECTPAQVSLAWILSHENVAAIPKASSREHMTQNLATLDLALDEEDIELIDSIERRHREVDADHGPWNW, encoded by the coding sequence ATGCCACGTGAATATCTACCACGCCTTGGACTAGGAACGTATTCCGACGAGAAGCGCGACCAGTGGCGCGAGAACGTACATACAGCTCTTGACGTCGGCTTCCGACATATCGACACCGCACAGGTCTACGAGAACGAGCAGTACGTCGGTGAGGGGATCAGGGAATCTAGCGTGGCTCGAGACGACATCTGGCTCTCGACCAAGACCGTCCATCACGACGTCCCGCTAAACGCTGAGCAGGTGCCTGCCGCAATCGATGGCTGTCTCGACCGACTTGGAGTCGACTTCGTTGATCTGTTGTACGTCCACTGGCCGTCCGGCATCTACGACCACGAATCCGTCCTTCCCGCCTACGATGAGGCTTACAAGGCCGGCAAGACTCGCAACGTCGGACTCTCGAACTTTTCGCCGGACCTACTCAACGAGGCGATGGACGTGCTTGATGCCCCACTGTATGCCCATCAAGCCGAGATGCATCCATTGCTCCCGCAGCGAGACCTCGTTGCACACGCCCAGGAACACGACTACACCTTCGTCGCGTATTCACCGCTGGCGAAGGGGGCGGTGTTTGATGTCCCCGAAATCTGCGAGGTCGCTGAGAAGCACGAATGCACGCCAGCGCAAGTGAGTCTGGCGTGGATACTCTCACACGAGAACGTCGCCGCTATTCCGAAGGCCAGCAGCCGGGAACACATGACCCAGAACCTCGCCACCCTGGATCTTGCACTGGATGAGGAGGATATCGAGTTGATCGACTCGATCGAACGCCGCCACCGTGAAGTCGACGCCGATCACGGTCCATGGAACTGGTAG
- a CDS encoding IS5 family transposase, translating to MSKISRFTSRVVQLAKNAVGERGEVAAPEGGGGFAEYAVVSLHCLRVYLEKSYREALDLLSEMPQILGEIGLNAADLPDHSTLVKWFDRIKTALWRVLLRLSAQEHKPSGHAAIDATFFDRENASKHYCRRTNYRVQTLKATALIDTESQAILDVHCTTKKRHDTQLGWQVARRNAGDLASLAADKGYDWMYLREKLREKDVRPLIKHREFRPIDHAHNARIDGPRYRQRAMCETVFSTIKRTLGDAVRARTWYGEFRELVLMCAVHNIKQAMKQ from the coding sequence ATGTCGAAGATCTCCCGCTTCACGAGCAGAGTGGTTCAGTTAGCTAAAAATGCTGTTGGTGAGCGAGGCGAAGTCGCCGCCCCCGAAGGGGGTGGCGGCTTCGCCGAGTATGCGGTGGTGTCGCTGCACTGTCTGCGGGTTTACCTGGAAAAATCCTACCGAGAAGCACTTGATTTGCTGAGTGAGATGCCACAAATACTCGGGGAGATCGGCCTCAACGCGGCCGATCTCCCCGATCACTCCACGTTAGTCAAGTGGTTTGACAGAATTAAGACAGCGCTTTGGCGAGTGCTGCTGCGCCTGTCGGCGCAGGAGCACAAGCCATCCGGTCACGCTGCCATTGACGCAACGTTCTTTGACCGCGAAAACGCTAGCAAGCACTACTGCCGTCGGACGAATTACCGGGTTCAGACGCTCAAAGCGACAGCTCTCATCGACACAGAAAGCCAAGCCATTCTGGACGTTCACTGTACGACCAAGAAACGCCACGATACACAGCTCGGCTGGCAGGTCGCCCGTCGCAACGCGGGCGACCTCGCCAGCCTCGCTGCGGACAAAGGCTACGATTGGATGTATTTACGCGAGAAACTCCGCGAAAAGGACGTGAGACCGCTGATCAAACATCGTGAGTTCCGGCCCATCGATCACGCGCATAACGCGCGGATCGATGGGCCTCGATACCGCCAACGAGCGATGTGTGAAACCGTCTTCTCGACGATCAAGCGCACGCTCGGCGACGCCGTGCGTGCGCGAACTTGGTACGGTGAATTTCGTGAACTCGTCCTGATGTGTGCAGTTCATAACATCAAGCAGGCAATGAAACAGTGA